AATGTCGAAGAGATCCAGCATCTGTTGTGTTGCTGCAGCAGCATTCACCTAAACATGAATAAACAACATCCCTTCACAAATTCAACATCTTTTTGGGGgaaaaaatttcagattttatattttcaaaGCCTAAAATGCAAAGATTTACCATCCCAACTCCACACCTGACATAAATGACTTCCTTTCCTTGCAACTTCCCTACTCGAAATCGCCTACCTTTAACAACGTATAGTTCAGCAATATCATTACACTGTTTACACAGACACACAAAGAAATCTTGAACCAAGGTTGAATATAGTTGAATCCAATAAATTCAGTAAGTCACCAGACAAATCAAGAAACGGGTGCCGAGAATCGGGCTGGAAATAACCAGTGGAAAAGAATGCATCTTCTTCAAGAGAATATACAGTGATAAGACCAAGATAAGGGCCTTTGCTGTTGATTTCTCTTATTATTTCTACAGATTTCAGCCTTCGTTGTGGAAATCCCAACGCATGAAACACAAGTAGAGAAGATAAAAATAATTGGGAAACTGAGAATTTGAGGTATTTGGATGCTGCCATTCGTTGAGCTgacctctctctctctctctggcTCTGGCTCTGGCTCCACAAAAGTCAAAATGTGCAATGATTTAGAAGAGTTGGCACCCAAGTCTACAGCTGACTCGGGAAGTTCCTAAAGCAACTGAATTCCACCTCAAATTTGAATTACTCGGACACAAAATAAAGAAGCTTGAACTCGAGCAATTCTAGCCACTTCAAGAGTTTAATTTGGGTTAAAAAGTAGTTTTTTTTACAATACTTTATTTTAGTTTTAGTTGTTCGAGTCTAACACTCGTTCGTGTTAAAATAATAACGAGTTTGATGGATTAAAAATAAACGGGATAGTGGATGGATTGATAGATAGTCAGTTGTTTGgttcaattattaaatttgagattgattatttGTGGGAcaatttgggattaaatttgGGATTCTGTGTCCTTGCTTTCAGGCGTGATTATTTTTATCCGAGTGGActgaaattagcgacggtttttgaaaatagatcggcgacggtttctgaAAAAAAATCGACGACGGATtctaatcggcgacggtttctcaacatcggcgacggtttcatgactaataaaccgtcgctatatgtcAACGGTTTcacaagatcggcgacggtttctcagaaaccgtcgctattagcgacgggttttaagaatccgtcgctattagcgacgggttttaagaatccgtcgctaatgttccggaagggcaatttcgtatcttcatcaaaaaattcaaaattatcctacacttaataatcttaccaaacatagtattattttacatcatatattacaatcctaccacaatcattCTCATATCAATCATTCAATTATCACGTCCTACAAACCAAGCGGACCCTTAATCTATTGTACTAAAATACATAtgtgatttaaaataaataaaataaaattatgaattatttttaacaatttaaaattaattatcaaTCTTTACCATGATTTCATCCATAACAAATGTACATTTTACATACCAAAACTATGAATGGCACGAGTCCCCCCTATAAATATCTTTGATTTTTTTACACGAGCGTGACACACCCAATGTCGCTTGATCTCGAGTCTTAAGTCCTATCAAACCTATATTTCACTTGACTTTTTTCGCTACGCGTCCCAACCATTAGTTCGTCGGCCGAATTCGACCTTCCGGTGAGCCAAACTTCCATACATATCAGAAAACTTTGCCAGGCAGTTACTTCTGACTCCATAATGTGCCTTGGTATTCCTGCTGATAGCAACTCCCGAAAATTTAGAGGTGTCGATCGCCCACGTGGGTTTAACATACTCGACCACACTGGACAAGCTTCCATTCGCGTACAAGTAGTTCATTAATACATCCTCACAGTTGAAAAATTCATCCACCAATGCTCGACCTGATGATGCATCATTACTCCAGTACCTCTCGAATGCAACCGTACTATCGATGAAAGCTGCCCCGGTGAGAATCATGTTATACCCGTCATGTCTTCGAGCATGTTTCTCGCCTCTATACTTGAACGGGATCCCATCTACAAGCCGAGGGTAAAATCCTACAATCCTGTCAGGGTGCTCTCGCCAGACTCTGAACCCTCTTTCGATATCATCACACGTCATCATGATGTCATCATCGAGCTCGAGGACAGCTCGAGTTTTGATCAGTGGATCAGTTTTGAAACGATTGTTCAACGAGTTCTGCTTCTCTACTCGTATTCTTACAGGAACTGCGGTGTCGAAGTCTCTTGGTTCAGGTGGTATTCCTTTGTTCCACACGACGACTATCTCCCGGACCGAGGCACATCTAGAGTAATGCTTTATGTACATTTTCAGATTCCAAATCCGGGCGTCATATGTCATTGTTAGCAACGTGAACTGGGAGTAGTGACTATTTAACGGATATGGCTCATTTGCACCATTTCCACCATATATATACCCAACCCCAGTGCATGTTAGTATCGCAGAAAAAACGATAACCAAAACCAAGATAATGATTCCAGTACATGTACTCAATTTTATTCTGGCACGAAGCGACGAGGTTGCTCGGTTCAAACGACTGCAAAATAGTCTCAGCTTCGAAGATAGTGCACTCGACCTTCCCCAAGTCAAGAAAGTATCACTTCTCTTTCCCATATTGTGAGGGCACCAACTCAATGGGACTATACATTTAACTACCCCGAGTAGAATTCCCGCAAGTGCCACAAATGCAGCCACAGATACAATCGAAACCAACCCAAGAACGAAGCGTCGAACTGTATCTCCAGAGGGTACACGGTCCCCATCAAGAACGGCGATCCATTCGCCAGAACGGAGCTGCTGAATATCAAGGTGATGGCTTCGAGCACCATTCCAAGCATTTCGTCCCTTACTCGACTCTTCGATACCCAAGGGAACCTCGACTTCTCTGAACTCATTTTTTGTCAGAACTTCAATTTTGAACACGCGAGTACGTTTGCCATACGTTTCACCACAATCTTGACCGATACGATAAACATTTCCATTGTATACAAATGGCCTGCCTCCATTACGAGCTCCCATGGTCTTCTCTGTGTTATATATGGGGTTCTTCTTATGAGGTTTCCATGGACCAAGAGGCGAGTTGCTGTACCAGATCTCAAGCTGCCCATTTTTATTGGTGCCAATCCCGCTATGGTCAGAACCAAAAAGCCAGAACTTTCCTTCATAAGGGATTATAAAAGCATCAACGAGCGGTTTTTTCATGATTACCTTTTCCAGTGTCCACGACAAAGGAAAGTTGGTAGCACGATAAAGACGAAGATCCCCTTTCGCACTACCCTCTGGCATCATATATATCTGTGGAAAAAATGCACGTTTGAAAAATACTGAGTTGAAAGAATCAATCAAgactaaaaataatgaaaatacatcAGTTTATTTATAATACTAGGGCTTTCGAATTAAAGAAGTGACATTAAATTAAAGCAAAATCAAATGCATATGAAATCTCACATTTCCATTATGGTTGAAGACATATGGATATGATAGATGCCAATCTTCGTCAAGGGATATACCCAAATGCTGCCATGTCGCTCCCTTATCTATGCTCCGTGAAACTCCAATGTCGCCTTGCATTGTAATCGAATTTTTTGTTTCATAAAACAGGTAAAGGACATCATCCTGAATAACAATATTCAATATCAGCCAAAGTGATCGCACAAGCATTGAACATTCAAATATGGCACTCAGATTCATCTTATCTAAGAGCACCATAAGTGTCTCAATAATGTAGACAAACATACGAACACCGTATATCTAGCAACTATAtgcatatatacatgcttatgCTCACGTGCATGGTGGAAGTTTTATACATGATTCTCTTCCCACAATCATCAAGAATCAATACATTTCCAACGGACCACATTGaataaaaatgatgagtttttGCTTGATCTTTAGAGGATCCCCActcaaattaattattttaaaaataacactgaaaaaaaaattgcaatcaCCTTACAATTTTTTCATTTCCCATTCCTAAAATTTTCTTCTGTCCATAAG
This Primulina eburnea isolate SZY01 chromosome 2, ASM2296580v1, whole genome shotgun sequence DNA region includes the following protein-coding sequences:
- the LOC140820611 gene encoding glucosamine inositolphosphorylceramide transferase 1-like isoform X2, whose amino-acid sequence is MNIWKDKSAAWPVANPVVTCASPSNSGFPSNFVADPFLYQQDDVLYLFYETKNSITMQGDIGVSRSIDKGATWQHLGISLDEDWHLSYPYVFNHNGNIYMMPEGSAKGDLRLYRATNFPLSWTLEKVIMKKPLVDAFIIPYEGKFWLFGSDHSGIGTNKNGQLEIWYSNSPLGPWKPHKKNPIYNTEKTMGARNGGRPFVYNGNVYRIGQDCGETYGKRTRVFKIEVLTKNEFREVEVPLGIEESSKGRNAWNGARSHHLDIQQLRSGEWIAVLDGDRVPSGDTVRRFVLGLVSIVSVAAFVALAGILLGVVKCIVPLSWCPHNMGKRSDTFLTWGRSSALSSKLRLFCSRLNRATSSLRARIKLSTCTGIIILVLVIVFSAILTCTGVGYIYGGNGANEPYPLNSHYSQFTLLTMTYDARIWNLKMYIKHYSRCASVREIVVVWNKGIPPEPRDFDTAVPVRIRVEKQNSLNNRFKTDPLIKTRAVLELDDDIMMTCDDIERGFRVWREHPDRIVGFYPRLVDGIPFKYRGEKHARRHDGYNMILTGAAFIDSTVAFERYWSNDASSGRALVDEFFNCEDVLMNYLYANGSLSSVVEYVKPTWAIDTSKFSGVAISRNTKAHYGVRSNCLAKFSDMYGSLAHRKVEFGRRTNGWDA
- the LOC140820611 gene encoding glucosamine inositolphosphorylceramide transferase 1-like isoform X1; its protein translation is MGSSPIVASGGGAGGWFRWRWHGSNGGGKSGGGNKNGNGVNSNSEQCAVSSTFTYFLFSFVVLGLIGSLYGRFALTSNLRSEVSALGCAEDSEGSWAIGIFYGDSPFSLMPIEAMNIWKDKSAAWPVANPVVTCASPSNSGFPSNFVADPFLYQQDDVLYLFYETKNSITMQGDIGVSRSIDKGATWQHLGISLDEDWHLSYPYVFNHNGNIYMMPEGSAKGDLRLYRATNFPLSWTLEKVIMKKPLVDAFIIPYEGKFWLFGSDHSGIGTNKNGQLEIWYSNSPLGPWKPHKKNPIYNTEKTMGARNGGRPFVYNGNVYRIGQDCGETYGKRTRVFKIEVLTKNEFREVEVPLGIEESSKGRNAWNGARSHHLDIQQLRSGEWIAVLDGDRVPSGDTVRRFVLGLVSIVSVAAFVALAGILLGVVKCIVPLSWCPHNMGKRSDTFLTWGRSSALSSKLRLFCSRLNRATSSLRARIKLSTCTGIIILVLVIVFSAILTCTGVGYIYGGNGANEPYPLNSHYSQFTLLTMTYDARIWNLKMYIKHYSRCASVREIVVVWNKGIPPEPRDFDTAVPVRIRVEKQNSLNNRFKTDPLIKTRAVLELDDDIMMTCDDIERGFRVWREHPDRIVGFYPRLVDGIPFKYRGEKHARRHDGYNMILTGAAFIDSTVAFERYWSNDASSGRALVDEFFNCEDVLMNYLYANGSLSSVVEYVKPTWAIDTSKFSGVAISRNTKAHYGVRSNCLAKFSDMYGSLAHRKVEFGRRTNGWDA